The genomic stretch TTGCGCCTGTTGAATATTATTGCGTCGCAGTCGGCTCCGGTTCTTCAAAACGCCAGCTTATTGCACAAGCTTAAAGAAGAAAATCTCCATCTTAAAAAAGAAATTGAACGAAAATATGGCTTTGAAGAGATTGTCGGCCGCAGCGAAACCATGGAAAAAGTCTTCAAACTTCTGGAGAAGGTCATTCCAACGGATGTACGGGTTCTTATCCATGGCGAAAGCGGTACCGGCAAGGAATTAATTGCCCGGGCCATTCACTACAACGGCTCCAGGAAAGATAAACGGTTTGTCGCCATTGACTGTGGTGCCCTCCCGGAGAATCTTTTGGAAAGCGAATTGTTCGGACATGTTAAGGGAGCTTTCACCGGCGCAACCGATAATAAAAAAGGGCTTTTTCAAATGGCTGATGGCGGCACTCTTTTTCTTGATGAAATAAACAACACCAGCCCGGCCTTGCAGGCGAAGTTGCTGCGCGCTATTCAAGAAGGGGAGATTCGTCAGCTCGGCGGCACGAATGTTATCCAGGTTGATGCTCGGGTTATTTGTGCTGCCAGCCAGGACTTGGCCAAGGCTGTTGAAGAGGGAAAGTTTCGTCAGGACCTGTTTTTCCGTCTTAAAGTTATTACTGTAAAACTGCCGCCTCTTCGCGAGAGGCGACAAGACATCCCGATCCTGGCAAATCATTTTTTATCAGTTTATGCCAAATCTTTGCACAAAGTCGTGCAGGGTTTTACAAAGGAAACAAGCGATTACTTAAACAGCTACCCCTGGCCGGGGAATGTTCGCGAGCTGGAGCACGTAGTTGAAAGGTGTGTCGTTTT from candidate division KSB1 bacterium encodes the following:
- a CDS encoding sigma-54-dependent Fis family transcriptional regulator; translated protein: MKNDLQNLNQSLQEVQALNQLALAISSTTDLDQIINTIIDQATGLTGARQGSILLTKDETDSRFTTLIRVGKEKHESLIQKMCMVIAGWILKNEQPLLVNDILIDDRFKGLELLGYPVKSVLSVPIKARGEILGVLILHSQGKEKNFAENDLRLLNIIASQSAPVLQNASLLHKLKEENLHLKKEIERKYGFEEIVGRSETMEKVFKLLEKVIPTDVRVLIHGESGTGKELIARAIHYNGSRKDKRFVAIDCGALPENLLESELFGHVKGAFTGATDNKKGLFQMADGGTLFLDEINNTSPALQAKLLRAIQEGEIRQLGGTNVIQVDARVICAASQDLAKAVEEGKFRQDLFFRLKVITVKLPPLRERRQDIPILANHFLSVYAKSLHKVVQGFTKETSDYLNSYPWPGNVRELEHVVERCVVLAEPDSKTIDVELLPEEITTSLIKSGMAPENNPELSGAVESLERKMLTQALKKFKGNRTRAAESLGLSRRGLLNKIERYKLDV